In Papaver somniferum cultivar HN1 chromosome 1, ASM357369v1, whole genome shotgun sequence, a genomic segment contains:
- the LOC113292777 gene encoding kinesin-like protein KIN-4A: MEGSEDCSVKVAVHIRPLIGDECSQGCQDCVAVVPGKPQVQVSSHSFTFDHVYGNKGSPSSVMFEECVAPLVDGLFQGYNATVLAYGQTGSGKTYTMGTGFKDGSDTGLIPQVMNALFSKIETSKHEIEFQLHVSFIEILKEEVRDLLDNSPVKQPIQIRETSTGVINLAGSTEVGVHTLKEMAACLEQGSLNRATGSTNMNNQSSRSHAIFTITLEQMRRPDSSAKEYMNGEFLCAKLHLVDLAGSERAKRTGSDGVRFKEGVHINRGLLALGNVISALGDEKKRKDGAHVPYRDSKLTRLLQDSLGGNSRTVMIACISPADINVEETLNTLKYANRARNIKNKPIVNRDSISNEMQKMRQQLEYLQAELLYARKGGPSLNEMQDLKERITCLEATNEDLSRELHEHRKTCSAVEKSENKSEGGVNYPTKSEGLKRGLQKMDSFDYQMGDTLTCTNSKEADEEVAKELEHSLLQKAMEKELNELNKLLEQKESETVAEPARSMGVQEEIQSIKAQKVQLQHKIKQEAEQFQQWKAAREKELVQLRKEGRRNENERHKLQALNQRQKMVLQRKMEEATIATKRLKGLLEARTPSMRDTTVSANGNAPFSQWLNHELEVTVNVHEVRVEYERQSQVRATFAEELAILKEVDDLASRGLSPPHGKRYSRLASISPNARAARIESLENMLSLSSNTLVAMAAQLSAAEERDRVLNSRGRWNQIRTMADAKNLLQHMFNAAADARCLLWEKEDDIKEMKEQLNELVGLLGQSEARRKATEKQQKLREQTVAIACASSPSLNGNAKNFADGMSCQFSPMSLPAQKQLKSTACTADGTLTQSGALLDHQRKMMQAGHSSTGKKPSLAGQSGRWKRSHHQWLVQFKWKWQKPWRLSEWIRHSDETIVFGQHRPWQNISSTVQMEVIEAIDTPRMVQEQ, from the exons ATGGAAGGCTCTGAAGATTGTTCAGTAAAAGTTGCTGTTCATATTAGACCATTAATAGGTGATGAATGTTCTCAAGGTTGTCAAGATTGTGTTGCTGTTGTTCCTGGAAAACCTCAG GTACAAGTCAGTTCACATTCGTTCACATTCGATCATGTGTATGGCAATAAAGGTTCACCATCATCAGTTATGTTTGAAGAATGTGTTGCTCCACTTGTAGATGGTTTGTTTCAAGGATATAATGCAACAGTTCTTGCTTATGGTCAG ACAGGGTCTGGGAAGACATACACAATGGGTACTGGCTTCAAAGATGGTTCTGATACTGGATTGATTCCTCAAGTCATGAATGCACTCTTTAGCAAGATCGAAACGTCGAAGCATGAAATTGAGTTTCAGTTACATGTTTCCTTCATTGAG ATTTTGAAAGAAGAAGTGAGAGATTTGCTGGACAACAGTCCTGTAAAACAACCGATACAAATTCGGGAGACATCCACTGGAGTTATAAATTTAGCGGGATCAACTGAAGTTGGAGTTCATACACTAAAAGAAATGGCTGCATGCCTGGAACAAGGATCATTAAACCGAGCAACAGGGAGCACAAACATGAACAACCAATCCAG TCGATCACATGCCATCTTCACAATCACATTGGAACAGATGCGTAGGCCGGATAGCAGCGCGAAAGAATACATGAATGGAGAATTTTTATGTGCGAAGCTCCATCTGGTAGATCTTGCTGGATCAGAACGAGCTAAAAGGACAGGTTCAGATGGTGTTCGTTTCAAGGAAG GAGTTCACATTAACAGGGGACTTCTTGCACTTGGTAACGTGATCAGTGCCCTTGGGGACGAAAAGAAGCGGAAAGATGGCGCACATGTTCCTTATCGGGACAGCAAGCTAACTCGGCTTTTGCAG GATTCACTTGGTGGAAACAGCAGAACCGTTATGATAG CTTGCATCAGTCCAGCTGACATTAATGTGGAGGAAACTCTCAACACCCTGAAATACGCCAATCGTGCTCGCAATATCAAGAATAAACCCATT GTAAACAGAGATTCAATATCTAATGAAATGCAAAAGATGCGTCAACAGCTAGAGTACCTGCAAGCAGAACTGCTCTATGCTCGAAAAGGAGGTCCTTCATTAAATGAAATGCAG GATCTCAAGGAACGAATCACTTGTCTTGAGGCTACTAATGAGGATCTCTCCAGGGAACTCCATGAACACCGAAAAACATGTAGTGCTGTggagaaaagtgaaaacaaatctGAG GGAGGCGTTAACTATCCTACGAAAAGTGAAGGGCTAAAAAGGGGCTTGCAGAAGATGGATTCCTTTGATTATCAAATGGGTGATACCCTGACAT GTACGAATTCAAAAGAAGCTGATGAGGAGGTTGCAAAAGAATTAGAGCATTCACTTCTTCAAAAAGCTATGGAGAAAGAGTTAAATGAGCTAAACAAACTTTTGGAGCAGAAAGAG TCAGAGACAGTGGCGGAGCCAGCTAGAAGCATGGGTGTGCAGGAAGAAATACAATCTATTAAAGCTCAGAAG GTCCAACTGCAACACAAGATAAAACAAGAGGCAGAACAATTTCAACAGTGGAAAGCTGCTCGAGAGAAGGAACTCGTACAG TTGCGGAAGGAGGGAAGGAGAAACGAGAATGAGCGACATAAACTGCAAGCTCTGAATCAGCGCCAGAAGATg GTACTCCAGAGAAAGATGGAAGAAGCCACAATTGCTACCAAGAGGCTAAAAGGGCTGCTAGAAGCTCGCACACCTTCAATGCGTGACACCACTG TCTCTGCCAATGGAAATGCACCATTCAGTCAG TGGCTTAATCATGAATTAGAAGTAACGGTGAATGTGCATGAAGTTCGTGTTGAATACGAGAGACAAAGCCAAGT ACGAGCTACATTTGCTGAAGAATTAGCCATATTAAAAGAAGTGGATGACTTGGCTTCAAGGGGGCTTAGTCCCCCTCATGGAAAGAGATATTCTAG ATTAGCCTCTATCTCACCAAATGCAAGAGCGGCAAGAATTGAATCTCTTGAAAATATGCTGAGCTTATCTTCAAATACCCTTGTTGCGATGGCAGCACAACTTTCAGCGGCTGAAGAGCGTGATCGTGTCTTAAACAGCCGTGGACGTTGGAATCAGATACGTAcaatggcagatgcaaagaattTGTTACAACACATGTTTAATGCCGCTGCAGATGCAAG GTGCCTGTTGTGGGAGAAGGAAGATGATATCAAAGAGATGAAAGAGCAATTGAATGAGCTTGTTGGTCTACTGGGACAGAGTGAAGCACGACGGAAAGCAACCGAGAAGCAGCAAAAACTGAGAGAACAAACTGTTGCCATTGCCTGCGCATCATCTCCT AGCTTAAATGGTAATGCAAAGAACTTTGCCGATGGCATGAGTTGTCAGTTTTCTCCTATGTCACTGCCTGCACAGAAGCAGCTCAAGTCTACAGCATGTACTGCCGATGGCACACTGACACAATCAGGAGCCTTACTGGATCATCAACGGAAG ATGATGCAAGCAGGACATTCATCAACAGGGAAGAAGCCATCCCTAGCAGGACAGTCTGGAAGATGGAAGAGAAGTCACCATCAATGGCTAGTACAGTTCAAATGGAAGTGGCAGAAGCCATGGAGACTCTCAGAATGGATCAGGCACAGTGATGAGACAATTGTTTTCGGTCAGCATAGGCCCTGGCAAAATATATCTAGTACAGTTCAAATGGAAGTGATAGAAGCCATAGATACTCCCAGAATGGTTCAGGAACAGTGA